A region of Moorena producens PAL-8-15-08-1 DNA encodes the following proteins:
- a CDS encoding phosphate/phosphite/phosphonate ABC transporter substrate-binding protein: MIKQSKLSIIFAPPGLAAMAIAEAQYIPLLPLEGVKKSRSVIVVKLESPIQDLSGLAGEVIALGQPGSATGYYLPIYNLYGLTLAEVRFAPTPKQVLQWIASEEVVAGALSLEELERYRNDFSQTRFRILYIDSHKIPSASILIGPTVERNLQQEIHKALESASSSMAASVGYIPNAKAPDYDYLIEVVQKVRPIAERIQEKPFPLYSLPFEL, from the coding sequence TTGATTAAGCAGAGCAAGTTGTCTATCATTTTTGCTCCTCCTGGTTTAGCAGCCATGGCCATTGCTGAGGCACAGTACATACCACTGCTACCTCTTGAAGGAGTGAAAAAGTCACGCTCAGTGATCGTAGTAAAACTCGAAAGCCCCATCCAAGACTTGAGTGGACTAGCCGGTGAAGTCATTGCTTTAGGTCAACCCGGTTCTGCCACAGGATATTATCTGCCAATCTACAATCTCTACGGTCTGACCCTAGCAGAAGTGCGTTTTGCCCCCACACCAAAACAAGTCTTACAGTGGATTGCCTCTGAGGAGGTTGTCGCTGGAGCTTTGTCTTTAGAAGAGTTGGAACGTTACCGCAACGACTTCAGTCAGACTAGGTTCCGGATTTTATATATAGATTCTCATAAAATTCCCAGTGCTTCTATCCTGATCGGACCAACAGTCGAGAGAAATCTACAACAGGAGATCCACAAGGCACTAGAATCTGCCTCTAGCAGCATGGCAGCATCAGTAGGATACATCCCCAATGCTAAAGCACCTGATTATGATTACTTAATTGAGGTGGTTCAGAAGGTTAGACCGATTGCCGAACGGATTCAAGAAAAACCATTCCCTTTATACAGCCTTCCATTTGAGTTGTAA